From a region of the Cherax quadricarinatus isolate ZL_2023a chromosome 75, ASM3850222v1, whole genome shotgun sequence genome:
- the LOC128691909 gene encoding uncharacterized protein isoform X1 produces MANMSGGMYQQMVVPAPYHFHQPQPQPMPAVPQAPEPKKEPRKRKKPAEKVNGEKKKPRIIGQTAYLAGLRLEGVAGDGTECSRCNKKKCFKHADAKNKNQMSKKTPEDTVLQMKKHMLKLLSMHDYTVFCKAEKNGQVDVDISKMHRSYLEEHEPQAFEPPPSNDPNREYKPKVKQWLYRKIFLDEFKSFEYNECKRHIGDLRRSIESVMIQKKKKAPKPKPPAPPPLLPVMPQDYSMNNHSANTGGATDMSRTAMPPPGTIVTTTAHPPASTPPAGYQPNLMNLGVETTSAPVSSMAAMGATSTLHNSLATYMTQQVQPNLLFGLGQQQQPPPAQQQPLNLQTSHQSQPAMQASPHQAPGPAAPPTAAPPLPLNLHNPYYVSLGPMLPLPMSTPQHNHQQQFQQNMLQQQQGIPGSFNQHTMYQ; encoded by the exons ATGGCGAACATGTCGGGTGGAATGTACCAACAAATGGTAGTGCCAGCACCTTACCACTTCCACCAGCCTCAACCACAGCCCATGCCGGCGGTGCCGCAGGCTCCGGAGCCCAAGAAGGAGCCCAGGAAGCGCAAGAAACCCGCCGAGAAGGTCAACGGAGAGAAGAAGAAGCCGAGAATCATCGGTCAGACAGCGTACCTTGCAGGGTTGAGATTGGAAGGTGTTGCAGGGGATGGCACTGAGTGCTCTAGATGCAACAAGAAGAAGTGTTTTAAGCACGCTGATGCAAA AAATAAGAATCAGATGTCAAAAAAGACCCCAGAAGACACAGTATTACAGATGAAGAAACACATGCTGAAGTTGCTCTCGATGCACGACTACACAGTATTTTGCAAGGCAGAGAAGAATGGCCAAGTAGACGTTGACATCTCCAAGATGCATCGCTCCTACCTGGAGGAGCATGAACCACAGGCCTTTGAACCACCGCCCTCTAATG ATCCAAATAGAGAATACAAACCAAAGGTGAAACAGTGGCTGTATCGAAAAATATTTTTAGATGAATTTAAGAGCTTCGAGTATAATGAGTGCAAACGCCACATTGGAGACTTAAGACGCAGTATAGAAAGCGTGATGAttcagaagaagaagaaagcaCCAAAACCGAAGCCACCAGCTCCTCCCCCGCTACTTCCG gtgATGCCACAGGATTATAGCATGAACAACCACAGTGCAAACACCGGTGGAGCCACTGACATGAGTAGGACGGCCATGCCGCCCCCGGGAACCATCGTAACAACCACTGCTCACCCACCAGCCAGTACACCACCTGCTGGATACCAA ccCAACCTGATGAACCTGGGCGTAGAAACAACCTCCGCCCCAGTGTCGTCAATGGCAGCAATGGGCGCAACTTCCACACTTCACAATTCCCTAGCCACGTATATGACTCAACAGGTACAACCCAACTTGTTGTTTGGCctaggacaacagcagcagccaccaccGGCGCAACAACAGCCTCTCAATTTACAAACGTCGCACCAGAGTCAACCAGCTATGCAAGCCTCCCCACACCAGGCTCCGGGACCCGCGGCTCCTCCAACTGCTGCACCTCCATTGCCACTTAATTTACACAACCCGTATTATGTTTCACTGGGACCTATGTTGCCTCTGCCGATGTCCACACCTCAGCATAATCACCAGCAACAGTTCCAACAAAATATGTTGCAACAGCAACAGGGCATTCCAGGGAGTTTTAACCAGCATACCATGTATCAGTGA
- the LOC128691909 gene encoding uncharacterized protein isoform X2 codes for MANMSGGMYQQMVVPAPYHFHQPQPQPMPAVPQAPEPKKEPRKRKKPAEKVNGEKKKPRIIGQTAYLAGLRLEGVAGDGTECSRCNKKKCFKHADAKNKNQMSKKTPEDTVLQMKKHMLKLLSMHDYTVFCKAEKNGQVDVDISKMHRSYLEEHEPQAFEPPPSNDPNREYKPKVKQWLYRKIFLDEFKSFEYNECKRHIGDLRRSIESVMIQKKKKAPKPKPPAPPPLLPDYSMNNHSANTGGATDMSRTAMPPPGTIVTTTAHPPASTPPAGYQPNLMNLGVETTSAPVSSMAAMGATSTLHNSLATYMTQQVQPNLLFGLGQQQQPPPAQQQPLNLQTSHQSQPAMQASPHQAPGPAAPPTAAPPLPLNLHNPYYVSLGPMLPLPMSTPQHNHQQQFQQNMLQQQQGIPGSFNQHTMYQ; via the exons ATGGCGAACATGTCGGGTGGAATGTACCAACAAATGGTAGTGCCAGCACCTTACCACTTCCACCAGCCTCAACCACAGCCCATGCCGGCGGTGCCGCAGGCTCCGGAGCCCAAGAAGGAGCCCAGGAAGCGCAAGAAACCCGCCGAGAAGGTCAACGGAGAGAAGAAGAAGCCGAGAATCATCGGTCAGACAGCGTACCTTGCAGGGTTGAGATTGGAAGGTGTTGCAGGGGATGGCACTGAGTGCTCTAGATGCAACAAGAAGAAGTGTTTTAAGCACGCTGATGCAAA AAATAAGAATCAGATGTCAAAAAAGACCCCAGAAGACACAGTATTACAGATGAAGAAACACATGCTGAAGTTGCTCTCGATGCACGACTACACAGTATTTTGCAAGGCAGAGAAGAATGGCCAAGTAGACGTTGACATCTCCAAGATGCATCGCTCCTACCTGGAGGAGCATGAACCACAGGCCTTTGAACCACCGCCCTCTAATG ATCCAAATAGAGAATACAAACCAAAGGTGAAACAGTGGCTGTATCGAAAAATATTTTTAGATGAATTTAAGAGCTTCGAGTATAATGAGTGCAAACGCCACATTGGAGACTTAAGACGCAGTATAGAAAGCGTGATGAttcagaagaagaagaaagcaCCAAAACCGAAGCCACCAGCTCCTCCCCCGCTACTTCCG GATTATAGCATGAACAACCACAGTGCAAACACCGGTGGAGCCACTGACATGAGTAGGACGGCCATGCCGCCCCCGGGAACCATCGTAACAACCACTGCTCACCCACCAGCCAGTACACCACCTGCTGGATACCAA ccCAACCTGATGAACCTGGGCGTAGAAACAACCTCCGCCCCAGTGTCGTCAATGGCAGCAATGGGCGCAACTTCCACACTTCACAATTCCCTAGCCACGTATATGACTCAACAGGTACAACCCAACTTGTTGTTTGGCctaggacaacagcagcagccaccaccGGCGCAACAACAGCCTCTCAATTTACAAACGTCGCACCAGAGTCAACCAGCTATGCAAGCCTCCCCACACCAGGCTCCGGGACCCGCGGCTCCTCCAACTGCTGCACCTCCATTGCCACTTAATTTACACAACCCGTATTATGTTTCACTGGGACCTATGTTGCCTCTGCCGATGTCCACACCTCAGCATAATCACCAGCAACAGTTCCAACAAAATATGTTGCAACAGCAACAGGGCATTCCAGGGAGTTTTAACCAGCATACCATGTATCAGTGA